The Candidatus Accumulibacter similis genome has a segment encoding these proteins:
- a CDS encoding IS5 family transposase: MKQISFSEAEFAGKRRLTRRERFLADMEQVIPWQDVLAIMEPYYPKGKRGRPPIGLERMLRVYLVQQWYGLSDEGVEDAITDSQALRGFVRIDLSREAAPDATTLLQFRHLLEEKDLSKAIFAAINAQLTAKGLMMREGTIADATILAAPPSVKNEAKARDPEMHQTKKGNQWHFGMKAHIGVDAESGLVHTVVGTAANVADVTQTAEVLHGEEKTVYLDAGYTGVEKREDLKDRDIDWQVATKRSKLKAIPKESKLGPLLRRLESIKASIRAKVEHPFHIVKNLFSHRKVRYRGLKKNTAQLHILFALANLVIAKRQLLALHSQGAS; encoded by the coding sequence GTGAAGCAGATCAGCTTTTCGGAAGCCGAGTTTGCCGGGAAGAGGCGGCTGACCAGACGCGAGCGCTTTCTTGCCGACATGGAACAGGTGATCCCTTGGCAAGACGTGCTGGCGATCATGGAACCGTACTACCCGAAAGGGAAGCGCGGCCGGCCGCCAATCGGGCTGGAACGTATGCTGCGGGTGTACCTGGTCCAGCAATGGTACGGCCTGTCGGACGAGGGGGTAGAGGATGCGATAACCGACAGCCAAGCGTTGCGGGGATTCGTGCGGATCGATCTGTCGCGAGAGGCGGCGCCGGATGCGACGACGCTGCTGCAGTTTCGCCACTTGCTGGAAGAGAAGGACCTGTCGAAGGCCATCTTCGCGGCGATCAACGCGCAACTGACGGCCAAGGGGCTGATGATGCGTGAGGGAACGATTGCCGACGCGACGATCCTTGCCGCACCGCCGTCGGTGAAGAACGAAGCGAAGGCCCGCGATCCGGAGATGCACCAGACGAAGAAGGGCAACCAGTGGCACTTCGGGATGAAGGCGCACATCGGGGTCGATGCTGAGAGCGGTCTGGTGCATACGGTGGTGGGAACGGCGGCGAACGTCGCCGACGTGACGCAGACCGCCGAAGTGCTGCACGGCGAAGAGAAGACCGTGTATCTGGATGCCGGTTACACCGGCGTCGAGAAGCGCGAAGATCTGAAAGACCGGGACATCGACTGGCAAGTGGCGACCAAGCGCAGCAAGCTGAAGGCGATCCCGAAGGAGAGCAAGCTTGGCCCACTGCTGCGTCGCCTGGAATCGATCAAGGCGAGCATCCGCGCGAAGGTCGAGCACCCCTTCCACATCGTGAAGAATCTCTTCAGCCATCGCAAGGTCCGCTACAGGGGGCTGAAGAAGAACACCGCCCAGTTGCACATCCTCTTTGCGCTGGCCAATCTGGTTATCGCAAAGCGACAGCTTCTGGCCCTTCACAGCCAAGGTGCGTCCTGA
- a CDS encoding HNH endonuclease, with the protein MSALQTGRETSISQVKSTESEPQPLATPLSVPVPVPVAAAVPGGAAASPPSLKKNETETEFILKIKKARKKAPPPAEISGQPPSGDIVTAFNVPLLNVEKPDGSRSPDVSAVAVTRFKRVASVKTWVLENARGVCECCKRQAPFFSLDGLPYLEVHHVKPLREGGSDTVSNAVSLCPNCHRELHFGAKKSELVIHLYKTVSRLIGE; encoded by the coding sequence ATGTCGGCGCTTCAGACTGGCCGAGAAACAAGTATATCGCAAGTCAAATCGACGGAGTCTGAGCCGCAGCCGTTGGCTACTCCTTTGTCGGTGCCAGTTCCGGTGCCTGTGGCAGCTGCCGTCCCGGGAGGTGCGGCTGCATCGCCCCCTTCTTTAAAGAAAAATGAGACCGAGACAGAGTTCATTTTAAAGATTAAGAAGGCACGAAAGAAAGCGCCGCCACCGGCAGAAATTAGTGGCCAGCCGCCTAGTGGTGATATTGTCACGGCATTTAATGTACCACTCCTGAACGTTGAGAAGCCAGATGGAAGTAGGAGCCCCGATGTCAGCGCCGTGGCTGTGACTAGATTCAAACGTGTTGCGTCAGTAAAAACATGGGTTTTAGAAAATGCAAGGGGGGTGTGTGAATGCTGCAAAAGGCAGGCACCATTCTTCTCTTTAGACGGATTGCCATATCTCGAAGTGCATCACGTCAAACCACTGCGCGAAGGAGGATCAGATACGGTTTCGAATGCTGTTTCGCTATGCCCGAACTGCCATCGAGAGCTACATTTTGGCGCGAAGAAAAGTGAACTTGTGATTCACCTATATAAGACGGTATCGCGCTTGATAGGAGAGTAG
- a CDS encoding HD domain-containing protein — MASILIIDDRPEDLAALKSALGAQHRLQAAGSLQEALQVTAGDPGPDLILLDATIVAIDHGQFPGRLLRGATGGSTPVIVISAREGGDDEQAWLEQGADDYLPRPLRPAIVAARVRIQLELQAARARLLDQNRNLAAEVARQMADNLMIQDVSIRALARLAEVRDPETGDHLRRTQGYVRTLAEKLSTHPRFAAFLTAGNIELLGKSAPLHDIGKVGIRDEILLKAGRLTAEEREIMKAHSLLGFQAIQQAEQDGEQPLDFLRMAREITRWHHEKWDGSGYPDGLAGDAIPIAARLMALADVYDALIAERVYKRAFPVEQAGRIIREGRGSHFDPDIVDAFVAREADFIAIAKEHAKAKQPVADEGAATDAPARERNGRP, encoded by the coding sequence ATGGCAAGCATACTCATCATCGACGACCGGCCCGAGGACTTGGCCGCCCTTAAGAGCGCGCTTGGTGCACAGCACCGGCTGCAGGCCGCCGGTTCGCTGCAGGAAGCACTGCAGGTGACGGCTGGTGACCCAGGCCCTGACCTGATCCTGCTCGATGCGACGATTGTGGCGATTGATCACGGCCAGTTCCCCGGTCGCCTGCTGCGGGGCGCGACCGGGGGCAGCACTCCAGTCATCGTGATCAGCGCACGTGAAGGCGGAGACGACGAACAAGCCTGGCTCGAGCAGGGAGCCGACGACTACCTGCCGCGGCCCCTGCGACCGGCGATCGTCGCTGCGCGCGTCCGCATTCAGCTCGAACTGCAGGCCGCTCGCGCGCGGCTGCTGGACCAGAATCGCAACCTGGCGGCCGAGGTTGCCCGGCAGATGGCGGACAACCTGATGATCCAGGATGTCAGCATTCGCGCCCTCGCCCGGCTGGCAGAGGTTCGCGATCCGGAGACCGGTGACCACCTGCGTCGCACGCAGGGCTACGTCCGCACGCTGGCCGAGAAACTGAGCACCCATCCGCGTTTTGCTGCCTTTTTGACCGCGGGGAACATCGAGCTCCTTGGCAAGTCGGCACCGCTGCACGACATCGGGAAGGTCGGCATTCGGGATGAGATCCTTCTCAAGGCGGGCCGGCTGACCGCAGAGGAGCGCGAGATCATGAAGGCACACAGCCTGCTCGGCTTTCAGGCGATCCAGCAGGCCGAGCAGGACGGCGAGCAGCCGCTCGACTTCCTGCGCATGGCCAGGGAGATCACCCGTTGGCACCACGAAAAGTGGGATGGTTCCGGCTATCCCGACGGTCTGGCTGGCGATGCGATTCCGATTGCCGCGCGCCTGATGGCGCTTGCCGACGTCTACGATGCGCTGATCGCCGAGCGCGTCTACAAGCGCGCCTTCCCGGTCGAGCAGGCCGGGCGGATCATCCGCGAAGGCCGCGGCAGCCACTTCGACCCGGATATCGTCGACGCCTTCGTCGCGCGCGAAGCGGACTTCATTGCCATTGCCAAGGAGCACGCGAAGGCCAAACAGCCAGTCGCCGACGAAGGCGCGGCGACTGACGCGCCAGCGCGCGAACGGAACGGCCGTCCATAG
- a CDS encoding DEAD/DEAH box helicase, translating to MSARKRSRLVSRLFPANSASEKLICFTGTIPSSATCALYQRHRPPGRLNQCFLRDSGLFPYLDPETSSWQDRFVYESFKVDIGQEAPVTLHSEQSVLLKHLLDGTNLAVSAPTSFGKSLIIDAYIVIRKPTNVVILVPTIALTDETRRRLSRKFSAQYKIVTTADVELGERNILIFPQERAIHYCDKLKKLDLLVVDEFYKASRDFDEERSPALLKAMMKLGAMATQKYYLAPNISQLNDNPFTKDMLFLRLDFNTVFLEKHELYKDIRKDAQKKSDVLIETLGQSKSKSLIYAGTYSNVERVSNLLLEKTGEVGSDLLTAFSTWLAKNYDPNWMLTALVKRGTGIHTGQLHRSLSQVQVRLFEEEDGLNTIVSTSSIIEGVNTSAQNVIVWSNKNGTLKLNDFTYKNIIGRGGRMFKHFIGNIYILEEPPLPADTQLNLTFPDELLADVDEDEFKQQLSKEQIAKILLYKERMSGVLGQEVFDRLRRDGALMSGDTTLITDIALEISQNRSRWRGLAILNSPSTEYWGWILHKVLRLVPGGWDVPYTKFVEFVRALSSNWRSSIPELLDQLDEQDVAIEDFFKMERNATFKLTALLSDINVIQKEIMPEQHVDISPFIARLSKAFLPSCVIELEEYGLPRMLAKRIHAAGLIDFEDVNLTLHSAIDKLLQMRPEVLAEVEGLDRFDRYVLHYFYEGITRQ from the coding sequence ATGTCGGCAAGAAAGCGCTCGCGTCTGGTCAGCCGCCTCTTCCCGGCAAACTCGGCTTCCGAAAAGCTGATCTGCTTCACTGGCACAATTCCATCATCGGCGACGTGCGCATTATACCAGAGGCATCGTCCGCCGGGACGATTAAATCAGTGCTTCCTTAGGGACTCGGGGCTTTTCCCGTATCTAGACCCAGAGACATCGAGTTGGCAGGACAGGTTCGTCTACGAATCGTTCAAGGTGGACATTGGGCAGGAGGCTCCTGTTACTTTGCACAGCGAACAGTCGGTGCTCCTCAAGCATCTGTTGGATGGAACAAACCTCGCCGTCAGCGCGCCGACCAGCTTCGGCAAGAGCTTGATCATCGATGCATACATCGTCATCCGGAAGCCAACCAACGTGGTCATTCTCGTTCCAACCATTGCTTTGACGGATGAGACCAGGCGACGGTTGAGCAGGAAGTTTTCCGCTCAATATAAAATCGTGACGACGGCAGACGTCGAGCTTGGGGAAAGGAACATTCTCATCTTCCCGCAGGAGAGGGCAATTCACTACTGTGACAAACTGAAGAAACTGGATTTGCTTGTGGTCGATGAGTTCTACAAGGCAAGCCGGGATTTTGACGAGGAGCGCTCTCCAGCCCTTTTGAAGGCGATGATGAAGCTTGGTGCTATGGCTACCCAGAAATACTACTTAGCACCGAACATCTCGCAGCTGAACGACAATCCGTTCACAAAGGACATGCTGTTCCTGCGCCTAGACTTCAACACGGTATTCCTCGAAAAGCACGAACTTTACAAGGACATCAGGAAGGATGCGCAGAAGAAGAGCGATGTCCTTATCGAGACACTTGGGCAGAGTAAGTCCAAGTCGCTCATCTATGCTGGCACGTATTCGAACGTTGAACGTGTCTCGAATCTGCTCCTCGAAAAGACAGGGGAGGTCGGAAGCGACTTGTTGACCGCATTCTCGACGTGGCTCGCGAAAAACTACGACCCGAACTGGATGTTGACCGCGCTCGTCAAGCGTGGGACCGGTATTCATACGGGACAGCTTCACAGGTCACTGAGTCAAGTGCAGGTGCGACTGTTCGAAGAGGAGGACGGGCTTAACACCATCGTGTCGACCTCATCCATAATCGAAGGGGTGAATACGTCGGCGCAAAACGTCATTGTTTGGAGCAACAAGAACGGGACCCTGAAGCTCAATGATTTCACTTACAAGAACATCATCGGACGCGGCGGGCGGATGTTCAAGCATTTCATCGGAAACATTTACATTCTCGAAGAGCCGCCATTGCCCGCTGATACGCAACTGAATTTGACCTTTCCTGACGAGTTGCTCGCCGACGTCGACGAGGACGAATTCAAGCAGCAGTTGTCTAAGGAGCAGATAGCCAAGATTCTACTCTATAAGGAGCGGATGTCAGGCGTTCTAGGGCAGGAGGTCTTTGACCGTCTTAGGCGCGACGGTGCTCTGATGTCAGGCGATACTACGCTCATAACCGATATCGCGTTGGAAATCAGCCAGAATCGGAGTAGGTGGCGAGGGCTCGCGATCCTGAACTCGCCGTCGACCGAATATTGGGGTTGGATACTTCACAAGGTCCTCAGGTTGGTGCCAGGCGGATGGGATGTCCCCTACACAAAATTCGTCGAATTCGTGAGGGCGCTGTCGAGCAATTGGAGGAGTTCCATACCTGAGCTCTTGGATCAATTGGACGAACAGGATGTGGCGATCGAGGATTTCTTCAAGATGGAGCGGAATGCAACGTTTAAGTTGACGGCGTTGTTAAGCGACATCAACGTTATCCAGAAGGAGATTATGCCCGAGCAGCACGTCGACATCTCGCCGTTCATCGCGCGGCTTTCAAAGGCCTTCCTTCCTTCATGTGTCATCGAACTTGAGGAGTACGGGTTGCCTCGGATGCTGGCGAAGAGAATTCATGCTGCGGGACTCATCGACTTCGAGGACGTGAACCTTACGCTGCATTCGGCGATCGATAAGCTACTTCAGATGCGTCCAGAAGTGCTGGCTGAAGTTGAGGGCTTGGACAGATTTGATAGGTATGTCCTCCATTATTTCTACGAGGGTATTACTCGACAGTAG